TGGTCATATCCGCAAACTCAGAGCCATTGTCAAACGTGATCGATTTAAACCAGGCAGGATGTCTGTCAATCTCATTTTGAAGCAGCCTTTGGCATGTGCTTGCCCGATAGTCAGGAATCTTGATAACTACTTCAAAGCGTGTGGTTCTTTCGGTCAAAGTCATTAAAGCAGGCTGATTCTTGCGTCTGACGCCTTTAACCAGATCTCCTTCCCAGTGCAGCGGCGTTTTTCTGTCTTCAATCTCTTTAGGACGCTGTTCAATGGAATTGCCAAGATTCTTCTTGTGCAAAGCATGACCGCTCTGGCCGTGATGACGCTTGTTCCTGCGTCTTTTGAGCTTCATAGGCAGATCAATATTGCTTATGTCCAGCAAGCCCTGATCAATATAGCGATAGACAGTTGGTGTGCTGGGACAAGGGTAGCCTGGCATAGTCCTTTTGAATTCACCAACGAATTCATCGATGCTGGTGGCATCAAATTTAGCTTTGAAGCGTCTGGAGAGCATTCTCAAAAAGACAGCATAATGCTTCAATGGATTGCGCTGATAGCAGTTTTTGCGACGCTTCTCATAATAAAGCTGTGCAGTATCAGCGTAATAGTGCTCATACAATAAATAGCTGCTGTCTCTTTGCAGGACGCTTCCGCGTTTGATTTCGCGACTGATTGTCGACTTATGGCAGCCGACTTCTTGAGCGATAACAGTACGGGAAGTTATGCCGGAATCCAGCATTGCTTGAATTTGTCCACGTTGTACGCTGGTTAATTGATGATAGTGCTTAGAAATGCTAGAATTTGAATTGGTCATGAAGATCTTCCTTTCTTGATTTTTCGTCACTTCAAGTTTAGGTCTTCATGGCCTTTTTGTTTAACACTTGGTGTTGCACTTCAATTTTAAATCCGGGGTATTAAGAAAATGGAAAAGGCTGCCGAGAGAAAGCCACACTTCGCTATTAGAAAGCTTACTATCGGCGCTGCTTCTGTTTTGTTAGGTACTACTCTTTGGATGAGTACTACGGCTTCAACATCACACGCGGATACAAATGATGATGCTAATAGTCCTGAATCTCATGAAAAGAGTAATACTACAGCAGATAATGGCACAGGGGATGCCAATAAGACTGTTGTAATTACTAATAATGACGCTGCTAAGGCTGCCGCAGATGCAACTACTGACAACGTTACTATCAATAACAATGAATCAACTGAAACTAAGGCTGCTCAAGATAAGAACAGCTCTAATTCTGTGTCTGAAAAGAAGTCTACAGAAACTAAGTCATCAGTTGATACTTCAAGCTTGGAAAAGAGCAATGTTTCAGCTTCAACTGTAACAACTGACAAGTCAACTCAAGCTTCAGCTGCAAATAAGGCAAGTAACAATGTAGCTACAACAACTAACAAGGTTGCAAATGCTTCAACAACTACTAATAAGTCAGCTTCAACTACAGTAAACAATACTGAAAAGGCTGCAGCAAAGTTAGCTGAAGATGCTAATGTAAATACTGGAAACATTACTAAGTCAACTGTTTCAAAGGACACTACTATTACCGATGCAGGTAAGGTTGGTAAGCAAGATCAAAATAATGTAGATACTCAAACTTTCAACTTGAACACTGCTGAACTTGGCAAGTTGACTAAGAGTAGTGATAGTCACTTTAATCCTAAACTGGCTGCTGCTTTGTTTGGTAATAGTCTTATTCAAGCTAATGCTAATAATGCTGTTAATGCAAATACTAGTGCTTTAAATAGTAGTGCTTTGACTAATGGGGATGCCAGTGCATTAGGTGCTAGTCTTAGAGCTGCTAGCGGCAATAATGATACTTCAAATTACCAAACTGTAACTAACTGGTCAGGCTTAAAGGGCGCCGTAAATAGTAGTGCTTCTGGTGTTATTATTTCCGGTACAATTAATGTTCCACAATTTACAACTGTAAATCAAAATAATGACTTAAATATTAATAAAGATTTCACTATTATTGGTGCTGATGAAAATGCAACACTTAATCTTAATAATAATGTAATTAATAACAATGGCAATCTTACTTTAAAGAATATTAATATTAAGGGTGCTGTTGCTGGTAATGGTACTGTTAATATTGAAGGCAAAGTTACCTCAACTGTTGGTTCAGATAATTCAATCATTAAAGGTAAAACTATTGATGAAGCTAATGCAGCTGTACAAGACCAAACAAGCACTGGCAAGATTGGAACGCAAGGTACAAGTTGGGTAGCTGGAAGTAATAATCGAAATGGTTGGACCGTAAAAGGTTGGAATTACGCTAACTTTAGTGGCTCAAATGTTAATATAGCTGCTGATGCTAACTTAACTATTAGTCGTTCAGCAATCGGTGATGGTATTCATTTAACAAATAATGGTACAGTTAATGTTGCTGACAATGGCCAGTTGACTATTAATATGAATACTAACAACGATTTGAATACTACTGCTCGTTATCACAATGCAGGTATTTTTGCTGTAGGTAACGGTAACTTTACTACAGGTTATAAATCTGTTGTTACATTGAATACCAGTATCGGTCAAGGTATTTCGATGACTGGTATGAGACCTTATGTGACTGATGATGATCGTTTTGGTGGCTATGGTGCTCGTGATCGTAGTGATGGCTCTG
This is a stretch of genomic DNA from Lactobacillus crispatus. It encodes these proteins:
- a CDS encoding IS30 family transposase, which encodes MTNSNSSISKHYHQLTSVQRGQIQAMLDSGITSRTVIAQEVGCHKSTISREIKRGSVLQRDSSYLLYEHYYADTAQLYYEKRRKNCYQRNPLKHYAVFLRMLSRRFKAKFDATSIDEFVGEFKRTMPGYPCPSTPTVYRYIDQGLLDISNIDLPMKLKRRRNKRHHGQSGHALHKKNLGNSIEQRPKEIEDRKTPLHWEGDLVKGVRRKNQPALMTLTERTTRFEVVIKIPDYRASTCQRLLQNEIDRHPAWFKSITFDNGSEFADMTKIKGCQIYFAHPYSPWERGTNENCNGLLRQFFPKGKSMKDKSAAYVQQATDAINRKHRRILQYHTAEELFKQYISS